Genomic window (Pyrus communis chromosome 13, drPyrComm1.1, whole genome shotgun sequence):
ACTAATAAGGCCCAAGCCCCTAAAGACTCATTGCCGCTGGAATGCGCTTGTGCTATTAGCATCAGCATGTGAACCATCTCAGAGCAAATACAAATGGAGACGACGGTGGAAGACACACTGTACCTGCAGCTGCACAAGCTCTCCGCCGCAGAGGAAGCGGCACTTGACCAGTTGCTCTCCACTCTATGGCAAACCAGGAAAACCGGCCTCCACTCTCCCCACCAAAAATCCCACGTCCAATCTCTCCTCcatctcccttctctctcccaACTCGACCCCGTtcgtctctctctctaaatttctGCAACCAAAGCTATCAAATTTTCATACCAATTTGTTGTTTTTagtgataaattgaaaaattacaGGTTTTGGCATGCCTTCGATCGCTTATCAGAAAATGGGTACATGAGAACTTCACCGCCGACGACGTTTTGAAGCTGTTTCCGCCCGATTTGCCGCTCGATTTGCAGAGCAGTTTGGTTTTGTTGCTCCAGAAGTATCAGGTTCAGTGGAAGGACGAAGTAGCTACAGAACAGGTAACACACTCAGGGACTGTTTGGGTTTGCTTAGAAGGGCTAAACGTGCTTTCTAACAACCAAAAGCGCTTAGAAAAACCTTAAAAGCGCTCATGGGTCGTAAAAGCAGTTTTAGTTGAAGTGCTTACGTGCAAAGTGCTTCATCCATAAGCATTCCGAGCCCTTACTTTGACAATGGACTTTCTTTTGGAATCCCTTACGAGTAGAACTGCTTTCTACATGTTTATAGTAAAAGCACTTCTAGTAGAAGCACTTACGAGCACAAGAGCTTCTTCCATAAGAATATCCCGAGCCCTTACTTTGGCCCTGAAATATCTGTCAATCTCAAAACTATTGCAATTTGATCGCTTACTGCATATTTTTTCCGGGTTCtctttggtgttttgattcatataTCTGATGTTTTCCAGCGTTCATTGCCAAGGGCTAGTGTTGCATATCAGGTCAAGGCAAATGTGCCGCCGACCTTCACATCTTTGGGTTCCTCTGGCTCATTAAATGATTTTGGAGCTTCAACAACGCCGCTTGTTTCTGCTACTGATGCATCTCAACTCACTTCCATGCCTCCTGCAAACCTGGTGGTGTGTATACTTTGGCGTTCATTGGTTATAACTAATTACTTATGCTTGGAACCTTTTGTTCTAATGATATTTCGTAGGATTTGGGAAGTTTCTTGTTTTCTATATGATCTTGGTTTCTCAACAGATTCCAAACCAAAGATGTTTTTTGTTGTGGAAAGTATGCACCTGTTTTATCTTTCAAATATATCACTGAACATGGAAACCGCGGAACATTATTTTCATGTTCTTCCTCCCCTTCCCTTTAGGGGAATTAAGCTTGGAAACGATATAACTAATGGATTTCCTCGATATACAGGGAATTCTACCTCGCCTAAAGTCAATGACTTGGACCATGGAGAACTGTAACTCAGGACCGGCTAATAAAGTGGCCGTCATCACTCTAAAGGTAGGCAAATTCTGAGAAGGATT
Coding sequences:
- the LOC137713746 gene encoding uncharacterized protein, yielding METTVEDTLYLQLHKLSAAEEAALDQLLSTLWQTRKTGLHSPHQKSHVQSLLHLPSLSQLDPVLACLRSLIRKWVHENFTADDVLKLFPPDLPLDLQSSLVLLLQKYQVQWKDEVATEQRSLPRASVAYQVKANVPPTFTSLGSSGSLNDFGASTTPLVSATDASQLTSMPPANLVGILPRLKSMTWTMENCNSGPANKVAVITLKLQDYTKSPLDETEVKFQLTRDTLEAMLRSLTYIKEKLSSMVGGTSGPSQKKQKQSDHLV